The genomic region ATATTTGTATTCAAGATTCATTGTAGACACTTAGAAGTATTCACTTGTAATTCAATTTCTCAAAGATAGTactaatttttagaaaatactgcGGCGCTCGATGAATGAAAATCGTTGAACATACAAAGTTTCATCGATGTATTTATAGTGATAGTATCCGTCGTCTggatatttaacattttccaATAAGCAAACACggatacaaatattttcatctaGTCTTAGTGTCGGGTCCTTAAAAACGGTCGATATaccaaagaattttaaatttgcGTTAAACTATTTTACAAAAGAGATGATTActaacaaattatataatttaattacatcgaACTAATGATCTAAAAAGGACTTTAATTGAACGAGTTGATGCTGTAAACTATATAATTCGAATTTATTTGTTGAACTTGTTAATGATAGATTATTTTTTCAGACAAGATCAAGTCTCAAAAGTTGCTATggtatcaaaaatatttatggaaagaTCTGTCATATGTAAAAACCTTTTTGAAGTTCAATGAAAAACGAATTCACATTTCGTAGCATCAGGATTCCGaactaaatgtaatttttgagTTAATCAAATTTGGCTATCGGattaaaacaaaatgtaatatgtagcctatttttatgataaattgaGATATGGAGATGAGTCATTTTTCGGCGATAgagatatataacgatacatattaatatacattaataatcGACAGTagagataaatgaaaaaaaattaagcATTTCTGACGGGTACAAATAGGCTATAAGacataattttttgaaaaataagacATATGGATTTGAAGTACACATCCAAAAAACATAATTACTTTTATCATATTAATACTATgttatattagaaaattatttttaggtGATGTTATAAAGaacagtatatatataattttcacaaaaatGACAATTAAAGTTTTCCATTTCCATTCTGTATTACTTTGATAGTGTGCAGAATGTAGAAATGGAGAATCGCTtattgttctttattttcattttcaggtaatctatttattttggttattaatgaaaaaaatcaaaatgtttTCATGCATTTAAATGCCAACTCacttttatacaatatatttaatgttaggaagaatattattttttctgtgCAATCTTGTTTCAATGTTGCGGTATCAAGTATTGCAAACATATGTGATTGACTACcaaaaatgaatttcattattcTGACGATTTtacttacatttttatactttttagtACTTTGTGTgcatcatacgttatatatatatatatatgttatatatatatacgtatgtgtgtgtacatatatattgttttcaGATGATAACTAATAATGAATTTGTGATAcctgtttaattaatatcttttagtACATGTGTCTCTATCATGAATGATGATCATGAAGTTCCTGTAGGTGTGTAGTACAGTCTTCTCTTTGAAAAAGTGTATGTCAAGAGCAGAGTCGTAACATTGAAACAACAAACTGCCCTCGACATTAAGTATGAATGATACCAAAAAAAAGAAggtttttataacattataggagaaagtagataaatttaataattatcagtAGAAAACAGATCACAATGACTAgatattaattgttatattgttttttaaaacTATGGCCATTACATACAAGATGTAATATATTGATACTCCCATGTAAGACCATGTTGTATTTTTTTGTTCTTGTTTGTAAGAAATCACACAGGACATAAATTAAGTTTAATGTCATTTGAGAAAAGAATGTAATACCATTTTAGATAATTATAGATGTATGTGTACATGACTTTACCGCTGTGTATCTTACAATGTAATTTGTACATATGTCATTGTTGTGTCACCTTTCTGCTTTGGTTACTTTTGATGtaaaaaggtaaaaaaaaaagggaatttgaaaaatattaaaaatttcaaggcAACATAAGGAACCAATAGAAGttgcaattaaaatataatatatacatatcattTTGTTTCATGATCTATTAAGACTATTAAGTCTTGAAaagcaatatataaataatacatgtttcatatatttttccaattcaTGAACAATATCCTTCTTGTATGAAACAGATACGACATATGATAAATACTTGTCAAAATCAAGATTTAATAAGAGACATGACAATTGGTATTCTTTTATCctgatttaaaaattgattttttgtttatttatgacAAGTCTAATAGAAAGCACCTCTAAGCGTAGATActatgtttattaatttagaatcAATAATTAATGTATATCATCAATGGATTGAAGCGCTAATTCAGGCTTATCATAACCAAGCTCTTCTGGAGTGTTGATACCTAATTCATCTAATGTAGGTCTGATTTCTTGTAAAATGTAAGGATAAATTTCGTTAAGTCTGCCTCCACATTTATCCTTTACCATCTCCAAAATCCTGATAGCAAGAGCAAAATCGTTCAGTTTCCTGCAAGCCCTTAATGCAGCACAAATAATAACTGGATCTGGTACAAGATCTAAGCCTGAAAAGACAATGACTGTTAgaacaattattataatattgctACAATAATAGTTATTTCAATCTgactatttaaataaataaggaaGAACATtcgaaaacaaattttttgaaaatagaatGTTACTGTTCGATTTAAATTACTCGAAATGGTTGTcatttaaattgttaaaaaataattgtgaTTGTAAAGCATGATATAATTACTGACCAGctaatttgttaaaaactcGGCGAATTTCCCAGTGATCGAGATTTGGGCGACTTAGATAACTCACGTATTGCTTATTAAATTCCTCCTCATTTTCTTCTGGGCCATCGTGGGAGGCACGAACATTTCGACTTACAACTGTAGCGCGTGGTAGTAGAGAATTTCTTATGATATTATTTGCTTGTCTTCCCACAAATCGTAACATTTTTTCGATGAAATGTT from Bombus fervidus isolate BK054 chromosome 11, iyBomFerv1, whole genome shotgun sequence harbors:
- the Cox5a gene encoding cytochrome c oxidase subunit 5A, encoding MLRFVGRQANNIIRNSLLPRATVVSRNVRASHDGPEENEEEFNKQYVSYLSRPNLDHWEIRRVFNKLAGLDLVPDPVIICAALRACRKLNDFALAIRILEMVKDKCGGRLNEIYPYILQEIRPTLDELGINTPEELGYDKPELALQSIDDIH